Proteins from a genomic interval of Tissierellales bacterium:
- a CDS encoding manganese catalase family protein translates to MWIYEKKLQYPVRVDSTNPTLAAMILEQFGGPDGELSAGIRYLTQRWTMPTNEAKGLLTDIGTEELAHWEIIGTIVWKLVKDASVDEIKGTPFEAHYVNHGKSPYPHDAAGAPWTISYVQSKGDPIADLHEDMAAEQKARATYEYLIRVSDDAGVNDTLGFLKEREVVHFQRFGEALRIVQEDLDSRKYY, encoded by the coding sequence ATGTGGATATATGAAAAGAAACTTCAATACCCAGTTAGGGTTGATTCTACAAATCCTACTTTGGCAGCTATGATATTAGAACAGTTTGGAGGACCAGATGGAGAATTATCGGCAGGAATTAGGTACTTAACTCAAAGATGGACAATGCCTACAAATGAAGCTAAAGGATTACTTACCGATATAGGTACAGAAGAATTGGCTCATTGGGAAATAATTGGGACAATAGTTTGGAAACTAGTAAAGGATGCATCAGTTGATGAGATAAAAGGAACACCTTTTGAAGCTCATTACGTAAATCATGGTAAAAGCCCATATCCTCATGATGCTGCTGGAGCACCATGGACAATATCATATGTACAGTCGAAAGGAGATCCTATAGCTGATTTACATGAAGATATGGCGGCAGAACAAAAGGCAAGAGCCACATATGAGTACTTAATAAGGGTTAGTGATGATGCAGGAGTTAATGATACATTGGGATTTTTAAAAGAAAGAGAAGTTGTACATTTTCAGAGGTTTGGTGAAGCGCTAAGAATTGTTCAAGAAGATTTAGATAGTAGAAAATATTATTAG
- a CDS encoding rubrerythrin family protein, giving the protein MNAMTSENLRSAFGGESQAHMRYRAWGDVADKDGFPSVGRLFRAISYAEEIHAKGHFRALKNEKGDFSVTSVAGFGIGTTSENLEAARGGELFEVEQMYPAYIAVAEMQEEKAAIATLKLALKAERYHAELFGKAKEEVDTGKDPEYKVIYACPICGYVSVNGAPDNCPICNAKKETFKEF; this is encoded by the coding sequence ATGAATGCAATGACTTCTGAAAATTTACGTTCTGCTTTTGGTGGTGAAAGCCAAGCACATATGAGGTATAGAGCTTGGGGAGATGTAGCAGATAAAGATGGTTTTCCAAGTGTAGGAAGATTATTTAGAGCAATATCTTATGCAGAAGAAATTCATGCTAAAGGACATTTTAGGGCATTAAAAAATGAAAAAGGTGATTTTTCAGTTACATCAGTAGCAGGTTTTGGAATTGGAACTACTTCAGAGAATTTAGAAGCAGCAAGAGGAGGAGAGTTGTTTGAAGTAGAGCAAATGTATCCAGCATACATAGCAGTGGCAGAAATGCAAGAAGAAAAAGCTGCAATTGCTACCCTAAAATTAGCTTTAAAAGCAGAAAGGTATCATGCAGAACTTTTTGGAAAAGCTAAAGAAGAAGTTGACACTGGAAAGGATCCAGAATATAAGGTTATTTATGCATGTCCAATTTGTGGGTACGTGTCTGTAAATGGAGCGCCAGATAATTGTCCTATATGTAATGCAAAGAAAGAAACATTTAAAGAATTTTAA
- a CDS encoding small, acid-soluble spore protein, alpha/beta type, which yields MKNINPNARKGLEEFKVELSKELGLEDNIPNIFHAGKVGGLMTRNLVEMGQKNLINDENESEYKD from the coding sequence GTGAAGAATATTAATCCTAATGCTAGAAAAGGTCTTGAAGAATTTAAAGTTGAGCTAAGTAAAGAATTGGGTTTAGAAGATAATATACCAAATATATTTCATGCTGGTAAAGTTGGAGGATTAATGACTAGAAATTTAGTTGAAATGGGACAGAAAAATTTAATCAATGATGAAAATGAAAGTGAATATAAAGATTAG